The sequence GCTGCCCCTCGTCGAACTCCGTGTATTTCCGCGTCCGCTCATCCGCCTGCATGATCCCCTCCGCGGAGACGAACTCCGTCACCATCACATCCGCCCCCATCTCCTTGCAGATCCTGCGGAAAATGAGATCCGTCACCCCCGCCATCGGCGCGAGATACAATGGGAATTTCCCGTCTGAGAACCAGTGAAGCACGACCGCAGGATAGCACCGCCGTCAATCCGCTCGGGCCTGTGTGTGCATTCCCGTATTTTTCACGGAACGCATATCATATCTTCACACAGCCCGCCCATGGTGCGGGCGTGATGAAAACGCTCCACAACACCTGCCTGGCCCTCGCGATCGCGGCGGCACCGCTCTTCGCCGCGAACGATGAATCCGCCTCACCCTATTTCCAGATCCACGGCGATCACCGGGCGGATGTTTTCCCGCTCAAGGAAACCCATGCGGAGGTGACGGTAGCGGGAACCATCGCGGAAGTGACGCTGACCCAGACCTACACGAACGACGGCGAGACACCCATCGACGCGACCTACCTTTTCCCCGCCTCCACCGGCGCGGCGGTGAACGGGATGACAATGACAATCGGCGAGCGGGTGCTGACGGCGAAGATCCGCGAGAAGGAACAGGCGAAGAGGGAGTTCGAGAAAGCGAAGGCGGAGAACAAATCCGCAAGCCTGCTCAGCCAGCAGCGCCCCAACCTGTTCCAGATGGAGGTGGCGCGCATCATGCCCGGCGATGTGGTCAAGCTGTCCCTACGCTACAGCGAGCTGATCAAGCCGGTGGGCGGCACCTATGAATTCGTCCTGCCGACCGCGATCGGCCCGCGTTTCACGGGGGAGGGGAAAACGGAAGGGTTCACAGCAAACCCGCATCTCGGCGATCACGGGAAAACACCGTCGCGCTTTTCCGTGGATTTGAAAATCGCGACACCGCTGCCGCTTCGCTCGCTCACCTGCACGCAGCACGAGGCCAAGATCACCTATCTTGACAAAAGCAGTGCGAGCCTCGAACTCGCGCCCACCGCGCCGGATCGGGATTTCATTGTTCGCTACCGCTTGGCCGATGAGAAGATCGCCTCCGGACTGATGTTGCACCAGGGCGATGGGGAAAAGTTTTTCCTACTCCAGGTCGAGCCCCCGGCAATCGTCGGTGAGCGCGACATCCCGGCCCGCGACTATGTGTTCCTGATCGATGTCTCCGGCTCGATGCATGGTTTCCCGATCAACCTCGCCAAATCGCTTTTCCGAGAGCTCATCGGCAATCTCCGACCCACCGACACGTTCAACGTGGTGCTATTCTCCGGGGGCAGCGAGGTGCTTTCATCCACACCGCTCGCCGCGAATCCCGCGAACATCGAGAAGGCCACCGGGCTGCTCTCGCGCCACAGCGGCAGCGGGGGCACG comes from Akkermansiaceae bacterium and encodes:
- a CDS encoding VWA domain-containing protein, which produces MKTLHNTCLALAIAAAPLFAANDESASPYFQIHGDHRADVFPLKETHAEVTVAGTIAEVTLTQTYTNDGETPIDATYLFPASTGAAVNGMTMTIGERVLTAKIREKEQAKREFEKAKAENKSASLLSQQRPNLFQMEVARIMPGDVVKLSLRYSELIKPVGGTYEFVLPTAIGPRFTGEGKTEGFTANPHLGDHGKTPSRFSVDLKIATPLPLRSLTCTQHEAKITYLDKSSASLELAPTAPDRDFIVRYRLADEKIASGLMLHQGDGEKFFLLQVEPPAIVGERDIPARDYVFLIDVSGSMHGFPINLAKSLFRELIGNLRPTDTFNVVLFSGGSEVLSSTPLAANPANIEKATGLLSRHSGSGGTQLIEGLQTAIALPTGKDISRSLILITDGYISAEPEAFELIRSGANGTNVFPLGVGSSVNRHLIEGLAHIAGNESFVVTNSSETQDAVKRFRDAVSSPVLTGITVKSEGFQSSDLQPAQLPDLFANRPLTLIGKWNGEPEGTIALSGITGDGRSYTQRFEVSEAAANPENPALRTLWARETVRSLADYAELTGKQSIIDEVTEIGLEYELLTPYTSFVAIDERPREDTSPAVPVAQALPLPKGVCSGAGGSVPEPNTFLMIALVLVATALLRIR